From a region of the Hemibagrus wyckioides isolate EC202008001 linkage group LG06, SWU_Hwy_1.0, whole genome shotgun sequence genome:
- the si:ch211-218d20.15 gene encoding uncharacterized protein si:ch211-218d20.15 isoform X1 — protein MTAVSLSAPLCQPCAYDSRFKVEVYLKKPLRPIHLSPEQVALDMFCLCGQLDLLVRSQVHQGQSKLDMSPEELEAFRNQGAEIIDQMKQCLEHLPKPAPLLEDYLDIAGLSLMFPRVEVYIIHGSPVDMLERPALDGYFPHLGRLNQLLRFSQLLDNDVKHLGRHKYIAHKLAVVHQVLNSFKDVFPLSAIKKDIETNFRQIKMSLVAEEGSIQEPQLPAQYISWVSQVTQSLISAISSLPEELTEEISPVMSFVSELS, from the exons ATGACAGCTGTCAGTTTGTCAGCACCACTTTGTCAACCGTGCGCATATGATAGCAGAttcaaag TGGAGGTTTATCTGAAGAAGCCCCTGAGGCCCATCCACCTGAGCCCAGAGCAGGTAGCACTAGACATGTTTTGTCTTTGCGGCCAACTCGACCTCCTTGTCAGATCTCAGGTCCATCAG GGGCAGTCAAAACTGGACATGAGTCCTGAGGAATTGGAAGCTTTCCGAAATCAAG GTGCTGAGATTATAGATCAGATGAAGCAGTGCCTTGAACACTTGCCTAAACCTGCACCGTTGCTGGAG GACTACTTGGACATTGCTGGATTGTCTCTCATGTTCCCTAGAGTGGAAGTCTATATTATCCATGGAAGTCCTGTGGATATGCTGGAGAGACCAGCATTGGATG GCTATTTCCCTCACCTTGGAAGGCTGAACCAACTGCTGAGGTTTAGTCAGCTACTAGATAATGATGTGAAGCACCTCGGAAGACACAAATATATTGCCCATAAGCTTGCTGTAGTACAT CAAGTGCTTAACAGCTTCAAAGATGTATTCCCATTGTCAGctataaaaaaagacattgaAACCAATTttagacaaataaaaatgtctttagTAGCAGAGGAAGGATCCATACAAGAACCACAATTACCAGCTCAATACATCAGCTG ggtATCACAGGTAACACAGAGTCTAATATCAGCCATCTCTTCACTTCCAGAAGAGCTCACAGAGGAAATCAGTCCAGTCATGTCATTTGTCTCTGAGTTGTcctga
- the si:ch211-218d20.15 gene encoding uncharacterized protein si:ch211-218d20.15 isoform X2 yields the protein MIADSKVYLKKPLRPIHLSPEQVALDMFCLCGQLDLLVRSQVHQGQSKLDMSPEELEAFRNQGAEIIDQMKQCLEHLPKPAPLLEDYLDIAGLSLMFPRVEVYIIHGSPVDMLERPALDGYFPHLGRLNQLLRFSQLLDNDVKHLGRHKYIAHKLAVVHQVLNSFKDVFPLSAIKKDIETNFRQIKMSLVAEEGSIQEPQLPAQYISWVSQVTQSLISAISSLPEELTEEISPVMSFVSELS from the exons ATGATAGCAGAttcaaag GTTTATCTGAAGAAGCCCCTGAGGCCCATCCACCTGAGCCCAGAGCAGGTAGCACTAGACATGTTTTGTCTTTGCGGCCAACTCGACCTCCTTGTCAGATCTCAGGTCCATCAG GGGCAGTCAAAACTGGACATGAGTCCTGAGGAATTGGAAGCTTTCCGAAATCAAG GTGCTGAGATTATAGATCAGATGAAGCAGTGCCTTGAACACTTGCCTAAACCTGCACCGTTGCTGGAG GACTACTTGGACATTGCTGGATTGTCTCTCATGTTCCCTAGAGTGGAAGTCTATATTATCCATGGAAGTCCTGTGGATATGCTGGAGAGACCAGCATTGGATG GCTATTTCCCTCACCTTGGAAGGCTGAACCAACTGCTGAGGTTTAGTCAGCTACTAGATAATGATGTGAAGCACCTCGGAAGACACAAATATATTGCCCATAAGCTTGCTGTAGTACAT CAAGTGCTTAACAGCTTCAAAGATGTATTCCCATTGTCAGctataaaaaaagacattgaAACCAATTttagacaaataaaaatgtctttagTAGCAGAGGAAGGATCCATACAAGAACCACAATTACCAGCTCAATACATCAGCTG ggtATCACAGGTAACACAGAGTCTAATATCAGCCATCTCTTCACTTCCAGAAGAGCTCACAGAGGAAATCAGTCCAGTCATGTCATTTGTCTCTGAGTTGTcctga